The region GCAGGCTGAGAGCGCCCTGGCCGGTGTCGCCGATGATTGAAGCTACGCCCGGCGGCGCTAGGATGGCCTCTGTGACTTCTACCGGTTTTGATTACCTGATCGTGGGGGCAGGCTTCGCGGGCAGCGTGCTCGCCGAGCGCCTTGCCAATGACGGCAAGCGTATCCTGATCGTGGACCGCCGCCCACACATCGGCGGCAACGCTTACGACTGCTACGACGACGCGGGCATTCTGATTCACCCCTACGGCCCGCATATCTTCCACACCAACTCGAAAGAAGTTTTCGACTACCTCTCGCGCTTCACCGCGTGGCGGCCCTACGAGCACCGGGTCCTCGCGAGCGTGGACGGGCAACTGCTGCCCATTCCGATCAACCTCGACACCGTGAACCGGCTGTACGGGCTGAACCTGACCTCCTTTCAGGTCGAGGAGTTCTTCGCCTCAGTCGCGGAGAAGGTCGATCAGGTCCGCACCTCGGAGGACGTGGTCGTAGGCAAGGTCGGGCGCGACCTCTACAACAAGTTCTTCCGGGGCTATACGCGCAAGCAGTGGGGCCTGGACCCCAGCGAACTCGACGCGTCCGTCACGGCCCGCGTGCCCACCCGCACCAACCGCGACGACCGCTATTTCGCGGACACCTACCAGGCGATGCCGCTGCACGGCTACACCCGGATGTTCGAGAGCATGCTCGCGCACCCCAACATTAAGGTGATGCTGAACACCGACTACCGGGAGATTCAGGAGTTCATCCCCTTCGGGCACATGATCTACACCGGACCGGTGGACGCCTTCTTCGACCACTGCTACGGCAAGTTGCCCTACCGCAGCCTGGAATTCGTCCACGAGACGCACGCCCGTGAGTGGTTCCAGCCCACCGGCACGGTGAACTACCCCAACGACTACGGGTACACCCGCATCAGCGAGTTCAAGTACATCACTGGGCAGGAGCACAAGCACACGTCGGTGGTGTACGAATACCCCCGCGCCGAGGGCGACCCCTACTATCCGGTGCCGCGCCCTGAGAACCAGGAGCTGTACAGGAAGTACGCGGCCCTGGCCGACGCCCGCACCGACGTGACCTTCGTGGGGCGCCTCGCCACCTACCGCTACTACAACATGGACCAGGTGGTCGCTCAGGCGCTCGCCACCCACCGCAAGCTGACCGGGCAGAAGACCGCCCCCGAGCCTGCGACGGTCGGCTGAGTCCCACTTTCACCCTTCCGCCCCAGCTCCCCGGCTGGG is a window of Deinococcus terrestris DNA encoding:
- the glf gene encoding UDP-galactopyranose mutase, which translates into the protein MASVTSTGFDYLIVGAGFAGSVLAERLANDGKRILIVDRRPHIGGNAYDCYDDAGILIHPYGPHIFHTNSKEVFDYLSRFTAWRPYEHRVLASVDGQLLPIPINLDTVNRLYGLNLTSFQVEEFFASVAEKVDQVRTSEDVVVGKVGRDLYNKFFRGYTRKQWGLDPSELDASVTARVPTRTNRDDRYFADTYQAMPLHGYTRMFESMLAHPNIKVMLNTDYREIQEFIPFGHMIYTGPVDAFFDHCYGKLPYRSLEFVHETHAREWFQPTGTVNYPNDYGYTRISEFKYITGQEHKHTSVVYEYPRAEGDPYYPVPRPENQELYRKYAALADARTDVTFVGRLATYRYYNMDQVVAQALATHRKLTGQKTAPEPATVG